The nucleotide window GTGGGCGACCTCTTCCGGTGCAACGGGAGGGACCTGTTCGTGGCCTACGCTTCCCGCTGTTCGGATTGGGAGAAGGAAGCTGTGGCGGATATCCTGCTTGAACTGAACCTGAAAAATGACTACGGCGTCCGGGATCTCCTGGTTGACTGCGTCGGGGAATGCCTTGACGAGCCGGTGATCCGCAGAATGATCGCAGAATTTCAACGGCGGGCCAAAGCTGAAAAAAACAAGGATAAAAAGACACGCCACCTGATGCTTGTGGAGTCCCTGGCCCGGCAGATCAGGGACGCCGAACTTTTCGAGAAAACCCGGACGATCTCATGGGGAAAACTTTCCACGGCGGCCTTTATCGATATTGCTGAAGTCTGGCTGGCTGCTGGCGACGTCGAAAAAGCCCATTTCTGGATAAAAAAGATTCCGGAGGGAGACAATTTCCTTGCGGACGAAAGAGACAGCCTGCTTCTTGAAATCTACCGCCGGCAGGGTGACAGGGAAAAACTTATCGAGCTTCTGTACCGGAAATTTCGAGATTTCCGCTGCACCGAAAGGCTCCAGGCCCTTCTGGACGTTCTGGGGAAAGAAAAACAGGACGAAATTATAGATCAGGAAACTGCAAGGATTCTTGAGGACACTTCCTTCCGGGTGTCTGATGCGGAGTTTCTTCTTGCGTCGGGGAAGA belongs to Aminivibrio sp. and includes:
- a CDS encoding DUF6880 family protein produces the protein MSDPQREQKIHPGQEDLAERSTMTKAGKTEVNRPIAEEKEIIRRFKRKLAGLKRPLRFIHWGETSEYARGLSLLLEDIRTSVTDPLTGVQLVAAFFEADEDILGHCDDSSGHVGDLFRCNGRDLFVAYASRCSDWEKEAVADILLELNLKNDYGVRDLLVDCVGECLDEPVIRRMIAEFQRRAKAEKNKDKKTRHLMLVESLARQIRDAELFEKTRTISWGKLSTAAFIDIAEVWLAAGDVEKAHFWIKKIPEGDNFLADERDSLLLEIYRRQGDREKLIELLYRKFRDFRCTERLQALLDVLGKEKQDEIIDQETARILEDTSFRVSDAEFLLASGKISEAADYIVRNSEQLDGREYDRLPPLAEQMESKGRSLAASLIYRSLLSSILDRACAKAYSHGARYLRKLDALSAAVPDWQDLQDHETFTERLYFQHGRKKSFWSKYETLK